The Leptospira sp. WS39.C2 genome contains a region encoding:
- a CDS encoding TSUP family transporter, which produces MSVGILFLLLGIGAGILGGLVGIGGGILLVPALVYFFDFNQKLAQGTTLAAMVPPIGIVAAYIYYTRGETNLFAAALISVGFILGSVFGAGAASKIDTTVLSRFFGIFTVIVGLKMVFFPK; this is translated from the coding sequence ATGAGTGTAGGAATTTTATTTTTACTGTTGGGAATCGGAGCAGGAATTTTAGGAGGATTGGTTGGTATCGGTGGAGGGATTCTCCTTGTTCCTGCTTTGGTTTATTTTTTTGATTTTAATCAAAAACTTGCACAAGGGACAACTCTTGCTGCAATGGTTCCGCCCATTGGAATCGTAGCAGCTTACATCTATTATACGAGAGGTGAAACTAATTTATTTGCAGCAGCACTCATTAGTGTTGGATTTATTTTAGGGAGTGTTTTTGGAGCTGGAGCGGCATCCAAAATCGACACAACAGTTTTATCTCGTTTTTTCGGGATCTTTACAGTCATAGTAGGACTCAAAATGGTATTTTTTCCAAAATAA
- the msrA gene encoding peptide-methionine (S)-S-oxide reductase MsrA: protein MFGMDRIRFKNISLYSAIGIISFVITFCGPVTQSSKVESVPIIAKSGQKIAVFAEGCFWCSEHIFESIPGVIDVISGYAGGHTNNPTYESVNTETTGHAESVYVLYDPSKISYAELCRIFFLSHDPTTKDKQGPDVGSSYRSILFYSDKEELKIATEIRNEIKSKMIWKSEIVTEFQELKSFYQAEGYHQDFIKNNPNQSYVVAVSIPRFQEFEKRYASYKKSKE from the coding sequence ATGTTTGGAATGGATCGTATACGCTTTAAAAATATTTCCCTATATTCTGCAATTGGGATTATCTCTTTTGTTATCACCTTTTGTGGCCCTGTCACACAATCTTCTAAAGTAGAATCAGTACCTATCATCGCAAAATCTGGTCAAAAAATTGCTGTATTTGCCGAAGGGTGTTTTTGGTGTTCGGAACATATTTTTGAATCCATTCCTGGTGTTATCGATGTCATTTCTGGATATGCTGGTGGTCATACAAATAACCCTACTTATGAATCTGTAAATACAGAAACCACAGGCCATGCAGAATCGGTGTATGTTTTATATGATCCATCAAAGATTAGTTATGCGGAACTATGCAGAATCTTTTTTCTTTCTCACGATCCTACAACCAAAGATAAACAAGGACCAGATGTTGGATCCTCATATCGGTCTATTTTATTTTATTCCGATAAAGAAGAATTGAAAATAGCAACTGAAATCAGAAATGAAATCAAATCAAAAATGATATGGAAATCGGAAATTGTAACTGAATTCCAAGAACTAAAATCATTCTACCAAGCTGAAGGTTACCACCAAGATTTTATCAAAAACAACCCTAACCAATCCTATGTTGTGGCCGTTTCCATTCCTAGGTTTCAAGAATTTGAAAAACGATATGCGTCTTACAAAAAATCAAAAGAATAA
- a CDS encoding HDOD domain-containing protein — protein sequence MASPKAIALEYKRELGLHTNIEDINHPIVENLPFHFKFFQITDEVENTLFQILDRFLLQLDLIIVRDSVLAAMKETVTNAIKANAKRVFFKNSANDISNEKEYETIINQFKSTYIENRDEIEESLQKNNYGVFVSFIHNRSLMRIRIMNNVQLTPIEAQRIKERISKAKNYKDLADAFMDMSNEQEGAGLGLIMTLMMLKNDGLGESAFKFESSENKTVFMIDIPAKVSKENQQLEKIDHILSQIDHLPTFPKSIKDIQDAIDKPNSSIGTIAEMIKRDIALSANILKLSNSAAFRRGGRVESLDRAIQLIGLKELQTLLYSLATKQMLEDKFPAFTTIWEKSNESAFYCKSIGQRMELNKSDLSNLIAASLLHDIGEILLLSFDKDHMNKIKTFSTTREIASTISMEESAIGITHSKLGAMVGEKWGFPILYTKAMEYHHRPLLVDDVYSDIIYPIYLSDMMIAINSKEAKSSEIPTEILKICKFQSKAEFDSFRTKIKEQFFSY from the coding sequence ATGGCTAGTCCAAAAGCTATTGCATTAGAATACAAAAGAGAATTAGGCCTACATACTAATATCGAAGATATCAATCATCCTATTGTCGAAAATTTACCTTTTCATTTTAAATTTTTTCAGATTACAGATGAAGTAGAGAATACATTATTTCAAATTTTAGATCGTTTTTTGTTGCAACTTGACCTAATCATTGTTAGGGACTCTGTGCTTGCTGCTATGAAAGAAACGGTAACCAATGCGATCAAAGCGAATGCAAAACGTGTATTTTTTAAAAACAGTGCCAATGACATTTCAAACGAAAAAGAATACGAAACAATCATCAATCAGTTTAAATCTACTTACATTGAAAATCGTGATGAGATCGAAGAATCTCTTCAAAAGAATAATTATGGAGTATTTGTTTCATTTATCCATAATAGAAGTTTGATGCGAATTCGCATCATGAATAATGTCCAACTCACACCGATAGAAGCACAAAGAATTAAAGAACGAATTTCGAAGGCAAAAAATTATAAAGATCTAGCTGATGCCTTTATGGATATGTCAAACGAACAAGAAGGTGCAGGACTCGGACTCATCATGACTCTAATGATGTTAAAAAATGATGGTTTAGGGGAGTCTGCATTTAAATTTGAATCCAGCGAAAACAAAACTGTATTTATGATTGATATTCCTGCAAAAGTTTCCAAGGAAAATCAACAATTAGAAAAAATAGACCATATCCTTTCTCAAATTGATCATTTACCAACATTTCCAAAATCCATTAAAGACATCCAAGATGCCATTGATAAACCCAATTCAAGTATTGGGACCATAGCTGAAATGATCAAACGTGACATTGCTTTGTCTGCAAATATACTCAAACTTTCAAACTCTGCTGCTTTTCGACGGGGAGGAAGGGTGGAAAGTTTGGATCGTGCCATCCAATTGATCGGCTTAAAAGAACTTCAAACTCTTTTATACAGTCTTGCAACCAAACAAATGTTGGAGGATAAGTTTCCAGCATTTACAACAATTTGGGAAAAATCAAACGAGTCAGCATTTTATTGTAAGTCAATTGGCCAAAGGATGGAATTAAATAAATCTGACCTTAGTAACCTGATCGCAGCATCCTTATTACACGATATTGGTGAAATTTTATTATTATCTTTTGATAAAGACCACATGAATAAGATCAAAACGTTTTCCACTACGCGAGAAATTGCATCAACTATCAGTATGGAAGAATCTGCAATTGGTATCACGCATTCTAAGTTAGGTGCTATGGTAGGAGAAAAATGGGGATTCCCAATTTTATACACTAAGGCAATGGAATACCACCATCGACCTTTACTTGTCGATGACGTGTACTCGGATATTATTTATCCAATTTACCTCAGTGATATGATGATTGCGATCAATTCAAAAGAAGCAAAATCTTCTGAAATACCAACGGAAATTTTAAAAATTTGTAAGTTTCAATCAAAAGCTGAATTCGATTCTTTTAGAACAAAAATAAAAGAACAATTCTTTTCGTATTAA
- a CDS encoding trimeric intracellular cation channel family protein: MDFSFSYYIGLAGIMVFAISGAAAALEHKEHHHDVFSIFFTGFITAIGGGTLRDITLGNYPVSWVKDENILWAIFLGFLLIIFFPKVLTKLRNELFLFDTLGIGIYTVLGTRIALDHGVNFFASALLGMISAIFGGVIRDTLMNEVPFIFRKEIYATACLAGSILYLILHQLGWNGNLNLVLSASVVVLIRIVAVRYNLGLPKIKIF, from the coding sequence ATGGATTTTAGCTTTTCTTATTACATTGGTCTTGCCGGGATCATGGTTTTTGCGATTTCCGGGGCAGCTGCCGCTTTGGAACATAAGGAGCACCACCATGATGTTTTTAGTATCTTTTTTACAGGGTTCATCACAGCCATCGGTGGTGGGACATTACGAGACATCACGTTAGGAAATTATCCAGTTTCATGGGTGAAGGATGAAAATATATTATGGGCTATCTTCTTAGGATTTTTACTCATTATTTTTTTTCCAAAAGTATTAACCAAACTTCGGAACGAACTCTTTTTATTTGATACCTTAGGGATAGGGATATATACGGTACTTGGCACGCGCATTGCCCTAGACCATGGTGTGAATTTTTTTGCATCCGCTTTGCTTGGAATGATATCTGCTATTTTTGGTGGTGTGATCCGAGACACTTTGATGAATGAAGTACCTTTTATTTTTAGAAAAGAAATATACGCTACCGCGTGTTTGGCGGGATCAATTCTTTATTTGATACTCCACCAACTAGGTTGGAATGGAAATCTCAATTTAGTTTTATCAGCAAGTGTTGTTGTCCTCATTCGGATTGTTGCCGTGAGATACAATTTAGGATTACCCAAAATTAAAATCTTTTAA
- a CDS encoding SMP-30/gluconolactonase/LRE family protein, with amino-acid sequence MKLVLINIAIILGCISCRSFSPVAYEPPIKPEPVGIYEPNTELQKAILLAIGKVKGLESLDVDSDGNIYGGDKEGRIIRISLKGEIKTIAKTSGRPLGIQFDKAGNLIIADAYKGLLSMDKSGKITTLVSEYKGVPFQFTDDLDIAQDGKIYFSDASIYEQKEYLYDLLEARPYGRVFVYDPKTKETQLLLDNLYFANGISLSKNEDFLLVNETYRYRITKLWLKGPKKGISEVVIENLPGFPDNITRNENGEFWVALFTVRNDRMDHMHPSPVVKKMIYFLPKFLWPKAQPYGYALKMDGNGKILMTVQDPTGEHLKDITSVIEKKRQLYIGSLYNDRVGIYVLP; translated from the coding sequence ATGAAACTAGTATTAATCAATATCGCAATTATTCTCGGATGTATCTCCTGTCGTTCTTTTTCCCCAGTTGCCTACGAACCTCCCATCAAACCGGAACCAGTGGGGATTTACGAACCGAATACAGAATTACAAAAGGCAATCCTTCTTGCCATCGGCAAAGTGAAGGGACTTGAATCACTTGATGTAGATAGTGACGGCAATATATACGGTGGAGACAAAGAAGGTCGTATCATCCGTATTTCTCTCAAAGGAGAAATCAAAACAATTGCGAAAACTTCAGGTAGACCTCTTGGAATCCAGTTTGATAAAGCAGGTAACTTAATCATTGCAGATGCATACAAAGGTTTGTTATCGATGGATAAATCTGGTAAGATTACCACTTTAGTTTCAGAATACAAAGGGGTTCCATTTCAGTTTACTGACGATTTGGATATTGCGCAAGATGGAAAAATTTATTTTTCAGATGCATCTATTTATGAACAAAAAGAATATTTGTATGATTTGTTGGAAGCTCGTCCTTATGGACGTGTGTTTGTTTACGATCCCAAAACAAAAGAAACGCAACTATTACTCGACAATTTGTACTTTGCAAATGGAATATCTTTGTCAAAAAATGAAGATTTCCTTCTCGTAAATGAAACATATCGTTATCGTATCACAAAACTTTGGTTAAAGGGTCCAAAGAAAGGAATCTCTGAAGTTGTGATAGAAAATTTACCTGGTTTCCCAGATAACATCACAAGAAATGAAAATGGAGAATTTTGGGTCGCATTATTTACTGTAAGAAATGATCGAATGGATCATATGCATCCATCTCCTGTTGTGAAAAAAATGATTTATTTTTTACCGAAGTTTTTGTGGCCAAAAGCACAACCTTACGGTTATGCTTTAAAGATGGATGGGAATGGAAAAATACTTATGACGGTCCAAGATCCAACAGGCGAACATCTAAAAGACATTACGAGTGTCATTGAAAAGAAACGCCAATTGTACATTGGAAGTTTATATAATGACAGGGTTGGGATTTATGTATTACCTTAG
- a CDS encoding acyltransferase, with protein MGLIIAYILFLLNLLCIIPTMYPLYIWKLLTTGSVRRFGDRLLVKVGEAWIENNYRISRFLYGVQFEVIGENFKNLKPNGSYMIICNHQSWSDIYIIQSVLNRKIPLIRFFIKDSLKYVPVLGHAWLALDFPFVKRSSREQLKKNPELATKDLENVKKVCEKFNGMPFSILNFLEGHRRTPERMQKLLKKNPYKHLLRPHSGGISVVSTSLRNSLDAFIDLTIVYPTENPSFLDLMSGKIRKLKVFVDVIPREQVPIEENEQFAPMSKKMKRWVDERWSLKDALIEKEISSK; from the coding sequence TTGGGTTTAATCATTGCATACATTTTGTTTCTTTTGAATTTACTTTGTATCATTCCAACCATGTATCCACTTTATATTTGGAAACTTTTGACAACAGGTTCTGTTAGAAGATTTGGGGATCGTTTGCTTGTAAAAGTAGGAGAGGCTTGGATCGAAAATAATTATAGGATCTCTCGTTTTTTATACGGTGTACAATTCGAAGTGATTGGTGAAAATTTTAAAAATTTAAAACCAAATGGTAGTTATATGATAATCTGTAACCACCAATCCTGGTCTGATATTTACATCATCCAATCTGTATTAAATCGAAAAATTCCACTGATTCGTTTTTTCATCAAAGATTCACTTAAATATGTTCCTGTACTCGGGCATGCTTGGCTTGCTTTAGATTTCCCTTTCGTAAAACGAAGTAGTCGGGAACAATTGAAAAAAAATCCAGAACTTGCTACAAAAGATTTAGAGAATGTTAAAAAGGTCTGTGAAAAATTCAATGGGATGCCGTTTTCAATTTTAAATTTTTTGGAAGGACACCGGCGAACACCGGAGCGTATGCAAAAACTTCTCAAAAAAAATCCATACAAACACCTATTACGCCCTCACAGTGGTGGTATCTCTGTTGTTTCCACTTCTCTTAGAAATTCGCTTGATGCTTTTATTGATTTAACTATTGTTTATCCAACTGAAAATCCAAGTTTTTTAGATTTGATGTCGGGTAAAATTCGGAAACTCAAAGTTTTTGTGGATGTGATTCCTCGGGAACAGGTACCAATTGAGGAAAACGAACAGTTTGCCCCGATGTCAAAAAAAATGAAACGATGGGTGGATGAAAGATGGTCCTTAAAGGACGCACTGATTGAAAAGGAGATAAGTTCTAAATGA
- a CDS encoding PP2C family protein-serine/threonine phosphatase produces the protein MGTDEKPAVDLSFLKKEMKKVEFESGALVIEQYTLGDSFYFIESGRVEVWKYLDETKQEILVIGDLVSGDYFGEISLIDSAPRTVNITTKENSTLYKLTRVDFHRLIQTSPEMTLTLLKLLTARIRNAEQRENQVLIQKNKELRLQNETLEIMVKERTAKLTQSLKIIQEDLETAKTIQRNILPLSLKHIAHLDFASKFEPMAEVGGDIFDVIRLDKSKIRLFLADAIGHGVQAALITMAIKAEYDHIKHNSPNPSDVLYALNQIFIDRYGKKSNQFTAVIVDLKLEENSLVYSSAGHNEPYVLNKTEILALNESGLMLGLEKDVEYIDTIVPFGLGDRLFMISDGYLEQENDDGNFLGESKLLSSFHSARSLGLSLADTVQILMEHFHQFRGNTPMMDDVTILGIGTSYDLGV, from the coding sequence ATGGGTACAGATGAAAAACCAGCAGTAGACTTAAGTTTCCTAAAAAAGGAAATGAAAAAAGTTGAATTTGAATCTGGCGCATTGGTAATAGAACAATATACGTTAGGTGATTCATTTTATTTTATAGAATCAGGTCGTGTTGAGGTATGGAAATACCTTGATGAAACGAAACAAGAAATTCTGGTAATAGGGGATTTGGTTTCTGGTGATTATTTTGGTGAAATATCGTTAATTGATTCTGCTCCTCGAACAGTTAACATTACAACAAAAGAAAACTCCACTTTATACAAATTAACAAGAGTTGATTTCCATCGATTGATCCAAACAAGCCCTGAAATGACGTTAACACTTCTAAAATTGTTAACGGCGAGAATTCGAAATGCGGAACAAAGAGAAAATCAAGTTCTCATTCAAAAAAATAAAGAGTTACGTTTGCAAAATGAAACCTTGGAGATCATGGTTAAAGAACGAACGGCAAAACTCACTCAATCATTAAAAATCATCCAAGAAGATTTAGAAACTGCCAAAACCATTCAAAGGAATATTTTACCACTCAGCTTAAAACACATTGCTCATTTGGATTTTGCATCAAAATTCGAACCTATGGCCGAAGTTGGTGGTGATATCTTTGATGTCATTCGTTTGGATAAATCCAAGATTAGATTGTTTTTAGCAGATGCTATTGGTCATGGTGTACAAGCTGCTTTAATAACAATGGCCATCAAAGCAGAATATGATCATATAAAACACAATTCACCAAACCCCTCAGATGTTCTATATGCATTAAACCAAATTTTCATTGATCGTTATGGTAAAAAATCCAATCAATTTACGGCTGTGATTGTTGATTTGAAATTGGAAGAAAATTCTCTTGTTTATTCTTCTGCGGGCCATAATGAACCTTATGTATTGAATAAAACAGAAATATTAGCTTTAAACGAATCTGGTCTCATGCTTGGACTTGAAAAGGACGTTGAATACATTGATACGATAGTACCATTTGGGCTTGGAGACCGACTGTTTATGATCTCAGATGGGTATTTGGAACAGGAAAATGATGATGGAAATTTCCTTGGCGAATCCAAATTGCTTTCCAGTTTTCACTCTGCTAGGAGTTTAGGATTAAGCTTAGCTGATACAGTACAGATTCTTATGGAACATTTCCATCAATTTAGAGGGAATACCCCAATGATGGATGATGTCACCATTTTAGGTATTGGCACTTCGTATGATTTAGGAGTTTAA
- a CDS encoding cupin domain-containing protein, whose amino-acid sequence MGFFHQKNPTIIPVPGNKTIEEHFGIPSTNTKELSIANMIAPPGWGEPFQTPMFDEWTLMVRGKKQIEVDGETLVVSAGESILIQKGSRVRYSNPFSEDAEYWSVCKPAFTIDAVNREAE is encoded by the coding sequence ATGGGATTTTTCCATCAAAAAAATCCCACGATTATACCTGTTCCTGGTAACAAAACCATTGAAGAACATTTTGGTATTCCCTCTACAAACACAAAGGAATTATCCATAGCAAATATGATTGCACCTCCTGGTTGGGGTGAACCATTCCAAACACCGATGTTTGACGAATGGACTCTTATGGTAAGAGGGAAAAAACAAATCGAAGTAGATGGTGAAACGTTAGTTGTATCAGCCGGTGAATCGATATTGATCCAAAAAGGTTCAAGAGTTCGTTACTCAAATCCTTTTTCTGAAGATGCGGAATATTGGTCTGTTTGTAAACCTGCTTTCACGATTGATGCGGTTAACCGCGAAGCCGAATAA
- a CDS encoding SDR family NAD(P)-dependent oxidoreductase — MKKTILITGATDGIGRVCAHSFAKSQNELILVGRNPDKLSALVYSLQVHGVKVHSYLADLSLAKETFSLTEKIRNNHSSIDVLLNNAGAYFDKRVVTTEGLESTFALNHINYFIMALGLLPSLKNANQGRIINVASRAHEGVSLDFHDIMGETNYSGWKQYQRSKLMNIYFTYELAERLNQTKITVNCLHPGFVKTKFGQNNDGLAKVVLTFAQNIFAISEDKGAETSIYLSTEPSLNSVSGKYFVKKKEKNSSPVSYDKTMRRNLWTYTEDLLKHKFSFKFPGF; from the coding sequence ATGAAAAAAACTATATTAATTACAGGTGCAACGGACGGAATTGGAAGAGTATGTGCACATTCATTTGCAAAATCGCAAAATGAATTGATACTCGTAGGTAGGAATCCAGACAAACTTTCAGCTTTGGTTTATAGTTTGCAGGTGCATGGTGTTAAGGTTCATTCATATCTAGCTGATTTATCCCTTGCAAAAGAAACATTTAGTCTGACCGAAAAAATTAGAAATAATCATTCAAGTATTGATGTATTGCTTAATAATGCTGGTGCTTATTTTGATAAAAGAGTTGTTACAACTGAAGGGCTTGAGTCAACGTTTGCGTTAAACCATATCAATTATTTTATTATGGCATTGGGTTTGTTACCATCATTAAAAAATGCAAACCAAGGTCGCATTATCAATGTTGCTTCTCGTGCTCATGAAGGTGTGTCTTTGGACTTTCATGATATCATGGGGGAAACAAATTATTCAGGTTGGAAACAATACCAAAGGTCCAAACTGATGAATATTTATTTCACTTATGAACTTGCAGAAAGATTAAACCAAACAAAAATTACAGTGAATTGTTTACATCCAGGTTTTGTGAAAACTAAATTTGGACAAAACAATGACGGATTAGCAAAAGTAGTTTTAACTTTCGCACAAAATATTTTTGCCATTTCAGAAGACAAGGGTGCCGAAACATCCATTTATCTTTCAACAGAACCAAGTTTAAATTCTGTGTCTGGAAAATACTTTGTGAAAAAGAAAGAAAAGAATAGTTCACCTGTATCCTATGATAAAACCATGCGAAGGAATTTATGGACTTATACCGAAGACCTTCTGAAACATAAATTTTCTTTCAAATTTCCGGGTTTCTAA
- a CDS encoding histidine kinase N-terminal 7TM domain-containing protein codes for MWQYHPYSVLLFLAFSFNLGLGLFVLKSFRLNLVKYLLILVFGSMVWTGFYGLDFIYISTTFHRTFVSLLYMGVAIANVGMVLVSIEFTNNQHLLTKRFWVLILLQPLFTLAVSVLDPIFKTLTIDTYLININGRIQWIQETNIGGFIASYLISFFWSVFVAILLFRGIIKSKSTERNRYLLILISFLFIWIAAILHKMGIRPLPGMNITAVMCTMQAIMIFFAIGYYRMFDIVPLVRSEIVDELDEAVVILDFNNRIVDWNSSAENIFCMKDKNVALLPHHVFFQHRPELISKLDHLSEKRTITKWIWENDQKYWEVTAKQVRDPNRKKIGMVLVFRDNTEQRNLEKQMANVNRELLVANGTKDRFLSIISHDLRGPLAGIKMLLKVLNEDMKKKEDALSGMTQSLVDATESVFSLLENLLEWSKLQRGQEEFRPNYYRLDSIVNECVELFALSAKNKGIQFDIKIPNHAMVYCDDRMIITVIRNLVSNALKFSHQNGKIEIESIDTGYHWLVSVRDHGVGMSKTTIDKLFKAGEVIKSLGTQGETGNGIGLLLCYEFVTVNSGTLTADSDGVNGSIFQFSLPKKQDEEVFV; via the coding sequence TTGTGGCAATACCATCCTTATAGTGTTCTTCTTTTTTTAGCATTTAGCTTCAATCTTGGATTGGGGCTATTTGTTCTTAAATCTTTTCGTCTCAATTTAGTTAAATATTTATTAATCTTAGTTTTTGGTTCGATGGTTTGGACCGGATTCTATGGACTTGATTTTATTTATATTAGTACAACATTCCATCGAACATTTGTTAGCTTATTATACATGGGTGTTGCCATCGCCAATGTTGGCATGGTGTTGGTATCCATTGAGTTTACAAACAACCAACATTTACTTACAAAACGTTTTTGGGTTTTAATTTTACTACAACCCTTATTTACATTAGCTGTTTCTGTTTTAGATCCAATTTTTAAAACATTAACAATAGATACTTATCTCATAAACATTAATGGTAGGATCCAATGGATCCAAGAAACCAATATCGGTGGTTTCATCGCCTCTTATTTGATTTCCTTTTTCTGGTCTGTATTTGTTGCCATCCTGCTTTTCCGTGGAATCATAAAATCTAAATCAACAGAAAGAAACCGTTACCTTCTGATTTTGATTTCCTTTTTATTCATTTGGATCGCAGCCATTTTGCACAAAATGGGGATTCGACCTTTACCAGGAATGAATATAACTGCCGTTATGTGCACAATGCAAGCGATAATGATTTTTTTTGCAATTGGTTATTACCGTATGTTTGACATTGTCCCTTTGGTGAGAAGTGAAATTGTCGATGAGTTAGATGAAGCAGTGGTAATCCTCGATTTTAATAATCGAATTGTGGATTGGAATAGTTCCGCAGAAAATATATTTTGTATGAAGGACAAAAACGTAGCCTTACTCCCTCACCATGTTTTTTTCCAACATAGACCAGAGCTCATTAGTAAATTAGACCATTTATCCGAAAAACGTACAATCACGAAATGGATATGGGAAAATGATCAGAAATATTGGGAAGTTACAGCAAAACAGGTTCGTGATCCCAATCGTAAAAAAATCGGTATGGTCCTTGTTTTTAGAGATAATACGGAACAGCGAAATCTAGAAAAACAAATGGCAAACGTTAACCGTGAACTTCTTGTTGCCAATGGTACAAAAGATCGTTTTTTATCGATCATCTCTCACGATTTGCGTGGTCCACTTGCTGGGATAAAAATGTTATTAAAAGTTTTGAATGAAGATATGAAAAAAAAGGAAGATGCATTATCAGGAATGACCCAGTCACTCGTTGATGCAACGGAATCTGTTTTTTCTTTATTAGAAAATTTATTAGAATGGTCTAAACTCCAACGGGGACAAGAGGAATTTAGACCAAATTATTACCGGTTGGATTCCATAGTGAACGAATGTGTTGAGTTATTTGCACTGAGTGCAAAGAATAAAGGGATTCAATTTGATATTAAAATTCCAAATCATGCGATGGTTTATTGTGATGATCGTATGATCATCACAGTGATTCGAAACTTAGTATCAAATGCTTTGAAATTTAGCCATCAAAATGGTAAAATTGAAATTGAAAGCATTGATACTGGATACCATTGGTTAGTTTCAGTTCGAGACCATGGGGTAGGTATGTCAAAAACTACTATCGACAAACTATTCAAAGCTGGAGAAGTCATCAAATCTCTAGGTACCCAAGGAGAAACAGGTAATGGAATTGGGCTTTTATTATGTTATGAATTTGTAACTGTGAATAGTGGTACACTAACTGCTGATAGTGACGGAGTTAATGGTTCGATTTTCCAATTTAGTCTCCCGAAAAAACAAGATGAGGAAGTGTTTGTATGA
- a CDS encoding polymer-forming cytoskeletal protein, producing MSKKEMQPTITEHGVIATILGKETAFSGTLAFKKPLQISGDFTGEIISDGYLVISEGARVKANIKAGTVVVGGTIIGNVTATQRLEMLSTGKVQGNIRTAKLQIADGVVFDGNCEMLSSDET from the coding sequence ATGTCAAAAAAAGAAATGCAACCAACCATAACAGAACATGGAGTTATTGCCACTATCCTTGGAAAGGAAACTGCTTTTAGTGGAACATTGGCGTTTAAAAAACCCCTTCAAATTTCGGGAGATTTCACTGGTGAAATTATATCAGATGGATATTTAGTAATCAGCGAAGGTGCACGTGTGAAAGCAAACATCAAAGCGGGTACTGTTGTTGTAGGTGGAACGATTATTGGAAATGTTACAGCTACCCAACGACTCGAGATGTTATCAACTGGCAAAGTCCAAGGCAACATTCGTACTGCAAAATTACAAATCGCAGATGGTGTAGTCTTTGATGGAAACTGCGAAATGTTGAGTAGCGACGAAACTTAG
- a CDS encoding tetratricopeptide repeat protein, translating to MVSEKMKSVLVHYNQGLTLYKARKFQEAKEEFKKGLAIHPEDGPSKLYIERCDDYIADPPPEDWDGVYNMKTK from the coding sequence ATCGTAAGTGAGAAAATGAAGTCAGTGCTCGTCCATTACAACCAAGGACTTACTTTGTACAAAGCACGTAAGTTTCAAGAAGCAAAAGAAGAATTCAAAAAAGGTTTAGCAATCCATCCGGAAGACGGACCTTCCAAACTTTATATTGAACGATGCGATGATTATATCGCAGATCCTCCTCCTGAAGATTGGGATGGAGTGTATAACATGAAAACAAAATAG
- the acpS gene encoding holo-ACP synthase produces MLSVGNDVVENERIRELLQKHGDRFLKRVFTDEEVEYCHKHKDPVPFLAGRFACKEAVIKALNLEPGEVADMREIELAGTNFGKKTLVIHGKTEKFFREKGFTGSSVSISHADHYSTAVVIFFKEPK; encoded by the coding sequence ATGTTATCTGTCGGGAACGACGTTGTCGAAAACGAACGAATTCGAGAATTACTTCAAAAACATGGAGACCGGTTTTTAAAGCGGGTTTTTACGGATGAAGAAGTAGAGTATTGTCACAAACACAAGGACCCAGTGCCTTTTCTCGCCGGAAGGTTTGCTTGCAAAGAAGCTGTCATCAAAGCCCTGAATTTAGAGCCTGGAGAGGTTGCCGACATGCGCGAGATTGAACTAGCGGGAACCAATTTTGGGAAAAAAACGCTAGTCATCCATGGGAAAACTGAGAAGTTTTTCCGTGAGAAAGGATTTACGGGTAGTTCAGTGTCGATTAGCCACGCAGACCACTATTCAACCGCTGTTGTCATATTCTTTAAGGAGCCCAAATGA